A stretch of Bos taurus isolate L1 Dominette 01449 registration number 42190680 breed Hereford chromosome 5, ARS-UCD2.0, whole genome shotgun sequence DNA encodes these proteins:
- the T2R65A gene encoding bitter taste receptor Bota-T2R65A, protein MSDFVRPHRQQPTRLPHPWDSPGKNTGVGCHFLLQCMKVKSQSEVAQLCLTPSDPMDCSLPGSSIHGIFQARVLEWGWALTNHLTIWFATCLSIFYFLKIASFSHFFFMWLKWRMNRVLLVLFLAFFFLLSFDLLMQDALGELWMNTFREPERNMTLHLDASKIFYLKSLILLRLTYVIPFLLSLASFLLFFLSLVRHIKNFQVNLNHSRDFSTEADKRATKMVTTFLHLVIVYFISILIGEWIFFKLHWYEVMMFVMVIPTLFSSGHSFVIILGNSKLRQIAFRLLWGLKFSKN, encoded by the coding sequence atgtctgactttgtgcgaccccatagacagcagcccaccaggctcccccatccctgggattctccaggcaagaacactggagtgggttgccatttcctcctccaatgcatgaaagtgaaaagtcaaagtgaagtcgctcagttgtgtctgactcctagcgaccccatggactgcagcctaccaggctcctccatccatgggattttccaggcaagagtactggagtggggttgggCACTAACAAATCACTTAACTATCTGGTTTGCCACCTGCCTAAGCATATTCTACTTCCTTAAGATAGCCAGTTTCTCTCACTTCTTTTTCATGTGGCTGAAATGGAGAATGAACCGAGTGCTTCTGGTGCTTTTCCtggcctttttctttttattatcttttgaCCTCTTAATGCAGGATGCTCTTGGTGAGTTGTGGATGAACACCTTTAGAGAACCTGAAAGGAACATGACTTTGCATTTAGATGCAAGTAAAATTTTCTATCTTAAAAGCCTTATTCTTCTCAGATTGACATATGTtatcccttttcttctctccttggcttctttcctgcttttctttctttccctggtgAGACACATCAAGAATTTCCAAGTCAACTTGAACCACTCGAGAGACTTCAGCACAGAGGCCGATAAAAGGGCCACGAAAATGGTGACAACATTTCTCCACCTCGTCATCGTTTACTTTATTTCCATTCTAATTGGAGAATGGATCTTCTTTAAGCTACACTGGTATGAGGTCATGATGTTTGTCATGGTGATTCCAACTCTCTTTTCATCCGGCCACTCGTTTGTTATAATTTTGGGAAACAGCAAGCTAAGGCAGATTGCTTTCAGACTATTGTGGGGTCTTAAGTTCTCTAAAAACTAA